A window from Desulfurobacterium atlanticum encodes these proteins:
- a CDS encoding type II secretion system F family protein — MPVFEYRAFDKSGKEIKGKEEALSQEQLRAVLERKGLIPYEIKPVQNVEKRSFSFRRKRISDSDVALILYEMGTLFEKGLHITDIFDILAKQFENSPLEEVFLVARSKVSEGMPVGEAMRETGVFPDFVSEMVLAGEESGALGKILISAAKFVERETEFRNKIKGALTYPVIVLVVGFLSMFIVMKVAVPKIVKIYTQFNQDIPASTKAVLYFSFFISFLFKLLPFVAAFLFVFRRKFLNKETIDRLKLKIPFYKDIQLYSIYTSWSNTLSLLLGGGLPLDEAVEVANKTVGNVEIKKKFEPIPEWIREGKRLSEYLRVAKALPDAAVRLIMIGEETGEMEEMLSLVSSIYRKETEKMVTLFMSYLEPATLLVLAVFVAFFVFATILPIFNLTVK, encoded by the coding sequence ATGCCGGTATTTGAGTATAGAGCGTTTGATAAAAGTGGAAAAGAGATAAAAGGAAAGGAAGAAGCTCTTTCACAGGAGCAGCTTCGTGCTGTTCTTGAGAGAAAGGGTTTAATTCCCTACGAGATAAAACCTGTTCAAAATGTTGAGAAAAGAAGTTTTTCTTTTAGAAGAAAGAGAATTTCTGATAGTGATGTGGCACTTATTCTTTATGAGATGGGAACACTTTTTGAGAAAGGCCTTCATATTACAGATATTTTTGATATTCTTGCGAAACAGTTTGAAAACTCTCCTCTTGAAGAGGTTTTCCTCGTTGCCCGTTCAAAGGTTTCAGAGGGTATGCCAGTTGGAGAGGCGATGAGAGAAACAGGTGTTTTCCCGGATTTTGTTTCTGAGATGGTTCTTGCAGGGGAGGAGTCCGGGGCTCTTGGGAAGATTTTGATTTCCGCTGCTAAATTTGTTGAAAGGGAAACGGAGTTCAGAAATAAGATTAAAGGAGCTTTGACCTATCCTGTTATAGTTCTTGTTGTGGGTTTTCTTTCCATGTTTATAGTTATGAAGGTTGCTGTGCCAAAGATAGTAAAAATCTATACTCAGTTTAATCAGGATATTCCCGCTTCAACGAAAGCAGTGCTTTATTTTTCATTTTTTATCTCTTTTCTGTTTAAACTTTTACCTTTTGTGGCTGCTTTTCTATTTGTTTTTAGAAGAAAATTTCTTAATAAGGAAACTATTGACAGATTAAAACTGAAAATCCCTTTTTACAAGGATATACAGCTTTACTCCATATATACATCGTGGAGCAATACTTTATCTCTTTTACTTGGTGGCGGCTTGCCCCTTGATGAAGCTGTTGAGGTTGCAAACAAGACTGTGGGCAATGTTGAAATCAAGAAAAAGTTTGAACCGATTCCAGAATGGATAAGGGAGGGGAAAAGATTATCTGAGTATCTGCGCGTAGCAAAAGCCCTTCCTGACGCAGCAGTCCGTCTTATAATGATAGGGGAAGAAACGGGAGAGATGGAAGAGATGCTGTCTCTTGTAAGTTCCATTTACAGAAAAGAGACAGAAAAGATGGTAACCCTTTTCATGAGTTACCTTGAGCCTGCCACTCTCCTTGTTCTTGCTGTTTTTGTTGCATTCTTTGTATTTGCTACAATTTTACCGATATTTAACCTGACTGTTAAGTGA
- a CDS encoding GspE/PulE family protein: MRSEQIPVEFMRRNQILPCGDGKFYITRATPFYILEDLRLIYGEFETELIDEDAFNEKMEEYLSSIEGSVDEEGEIETSFSEDLLSGSDAPIIQMINSIFLKAIRVKASDIHFEPYEREVVVKFRLDGVLHEITRIPSKTYQKVVSRIKVISRLNVAEKRLPQDGRIRVNIGKKQIDMRVSTLPTVFGERVVIRLLDKSHKILTLEELGFSGKDYEIFSSVISKPYGLILVTGPTGSGKSTTLYAALLKIFSPTKNILTVEDPVEYQIEGINQVQVNPKIGLTFATGLRSILRQDPDIIMIGEIRDLETAEIAVRASMTGHLVLSTLHTNDAPSSIARLTDMGVEPFLIASSLECVVAQRLVRRVCSECSYPYTPSEKERELIEKVLKRKAPEKLIKGKGCEKCLGTGYSGRIGIYQLMRVDEEMKSLITRTSETDRIRKLAFDKGMKTLLHDGLEKVVSGITTIEEVLQVAGR; this comes from the coding sequence ATGAGAAGTGAGCAGATACCTGTTGAGTTTATGAGAAGAAACCAGATTCTTCCCTGTGGGGATGGGAAGTTTTACATAACCAGAGCAACTCCCTTTTATATTCTTGAAGATTTAAGGCTTATATATGGCGAGTTTGAAACAGAGCTTATAGATGAGGATGCTTTTAATGAGAAGATGGAAGAGTATCTTTCCTCTATTGAAGGTAGTGTTGATGAAGAGGGGGAGATAGAAACCTCCTTTTCTGAAGACCTTCTTTCTGGTTCAGACGCTCCGATAATTCAGATGATAAACTCTATTTTCTTGAAAGCGATAAGGGTTAAGGCAAGTGATATCCATTTTGAGCCGTATGAAAGGGAAGTTGTTGTTAAGTTTCGCCTTGACGGTGTTTTGCACGAGATAACAAGAATTCCTTCTAAAACCTACCAGAAAGTTGTTTCAAGGATTAAGGTTATTTCAAGGCTAAATGTTGCTGAGAAAAGGCTTCCTCAGGATGGAAGAATAAGGGTAAACATAGGGAAAAAACAGATAGATATGAGGGTTTCAACTCTTCCGACAGTTTTCGGGGAAAGGGTTGTTATAAGGCTTCTTGATAAATCCCATAAGATTTTAACGCTTGAAGAGCTTGGATTTTCAGGAAAGGATTACGAAATTTTCAGCAGTGTAATTTCAAAGCCTTACGGACTTATTCTTGTTACAGGACCTACAGGTTCTGGTAAATCAACAACTCTTTACGCTGCACTTTTGAAAATTTTCTCTCCGACAAAAAACATATTGACAGTTGAAGACCCTGTGGAATATCAGATAGAAGGGATAAATCAGGTTCAGGTAAATCCTAAGATAGGTCTTACTTTTGCCACCGGTTTAAGGAGTATATTAAGGCAGGATCCTGATATTATTATGATAGGTGAGATTAGAGATCTTGAAACTGCTGAAATTGCTGTTAGGGCTTCAATGACAGGACATCTTGTTCTTTCAACTCTTCATACAAACGACGCTCCATCTTCCATCGCAAGGCTTACCGATATGGGGGTAGAGCCGTTTCTCATAGCTTCTTCTCTTGAGTGTGTTGTTGCTCAAAGGCTTGTTAGAAGGGTTTGTTCTGAGTGCAGCTATCCTTATACTCCTTCAGAGAAAGAGAGAGAACTGATAGAGAAGGTGCTTAAAAGGAAAGCTCCTGAAAAGCTTATAAAAGGTAAAGGCTGTGAAAAGTGCCTCGGGACAGGGTATAGTGGCAGAATAGGGATATACCAGCTTATGAGAGTGGATGAGGAAATGAAATCTCTTATAACCAGGACATCTGAAACCGATAGGATAAGGAAGCTTGCTTTTGATAAAGGGATGAAGACTCTTCTTCATGATGGACTTGAGAAAGTTGTTTCAGGGATTACAACTATTGAGGAAGTTTTACAGGTGGCAGGAAGGTAG
- a CDS encoding PKD domain-containing protein yields the protein MRKRLEFLMLLFLFSSILVTAGCFGGSSDSDDAVSGTYDASSVETISQDTTDEATEEVSLVSAKVVGEVEGVSAASVRLVVDKNDNGIFSEDDGDIVYASVTDDNGFFAFTDVKIPDSGVNATLTVSKDGYADFTKVLNLMPDRSSITMRISLVPATTTVIPITTDVRTTGKITIAVSKDGNVKTFIGTTRAPLDLNGTDITVSFDTSLLPSDVTAIKSSLKNFDSTNESDIKYFPGEFAGEDPNGNGEVLLDSVVFSLVDIENQNGEPLRFISTREDTCNVEITRYLSGSAIKKIKERGDFEPDTPGCQVPIYTYIPQTGKWDYLGVGTVIDSGWNEVGTCDVDESGYYYLKICAENPAVTNYYNLDYPVYFYEIKEVKVCFVTKGTNGEPVTDGWVSFTDVGIYRYAYSDSNGVAAISIPVQTSDGNVTTDTLQAAYPGGEFYYRNYILGAYYSADIAEIAESKREGCDFEIVRTVPNSPVEVTVYAKDENGNPVSDRNVCLTDNYYFYNCNKTDSNGVTTFSVKPEREYTAYGEHLERVSQRVTVSNPQSLVFTLEHKNNPPDVYLYVYPDSVKTGGVVSIYFSAYDNDWDDLNATLKCDGQEVTSFDYLYSYSGYLYGYATCTFEDSGDKKISVSVSDGYDIANREETVSVEEVNTPPIIYGYQFTDENGGKVSADAIKVNRTYTARIFAYDPDGDSLAYEETTGFCTNTGDGEFSCNFTSPGNFSLKFTVSDEKGGMDSVDIDIQVSENKPPRIVSSSVDKLEIESGDTVSVYAYVEDLDSQELSMELKVGNTTASGVCSQVSSGYFSCNGSIAVSGEEGETSIEITVKDNDDLTDTSNLAVVVGTINVPPVIVSGLPENIQLSPGDTYTFSVTAIDPDGDSLSYKWYVNGELQEEAGRIFSYQFNEAGTYTVKLEVSDGKSKVDSICGVSVTDGSDKITINVGLAGVYVSLLDSNMTVIKTVETDGSGIAVFDGVGSTASISITLSPDVVLTEGYVFDVFVDKLYEYLFNSFNGTLSSYGIDQWVLERKFPVSFFEDIGYFDSISPSLLDTDRDGYLSMAEIYDFVLQTYDDNGDGEVELKELVSDKVYVQVDVLKDLPSGTYDLSGFYLEDMGIGYELGYNFGYDVGYGMKFVNLTVTDVADYSNLNIYPVYPASHIFSNVTNSTYQMLVSVPLQNDGNYSLFLVASLFDNTTWSYYSKYYFFKDRSDDNLSVSLNDFVDGVRISTNIISNDTIWENVDIDVIYKGVMYSYLEAYLNIDGEYTIYTIPQIEGAEYYMDFNRGEITANSSFLYRSVRNIDLGASLPSFMDVSPYRTRLMDVYLSLDNETLILTGNDTSSVDLVIHNRVIAGTVNETYYQCEMTFISPYKGDNRITIPSVAEVIPSDVYTSYVKTVEENPGALRSYTGALDMEGFVWGDFSIFDDETREIRETEMSQSEWIDYTADTRVVTDRNMPLSQNATEGHFIGGFFEKIDVNLFK from the coding sequence ATGAGAAAAAGACTTGAATTTCTAATGTTGCTGTTCTTGTTTTCGTCAATTTTAGTTACTGCTGGGTGTTTTGGAGGTTCGTCTGATAGTGACGATGCAGTATCCGGCACATATGATGCAAGTTCGGTGGAGACAATTTCCCAAGACACAACTGATGAAGCAACAGAAGAAGTATCGTTGGTATCTGCTAAAGTGGTTGGAGAGGTAGAGGGAGTTTCTGCTGCGAGTGTAAGACTTGTGGTTGATAAAAACGATAATGGAATATTTAGTGAGGACGATGGTGATATAGTTTATGCTTCTGTGACAGATGATAATGGTTTTTTTGCATTTACAGATGTAAAAATTCCTGATAGTGGTGTTAATGCTACTTTAACAGTTTCAAAAGATGGATATGCTGATTTTACAAAAGTTCTTAATCTTATGCCTGATAGAAGTTCCATAACTATGAGAATATCTCTCGTTCCAGCTACTACAACAGTTATTCCTATAACAACAGATGTTAGAACTACAGGAAAAATTACAATTGCCGTAAGTAAAGATGGGAATGTAAAAACTTTTATAGGGACTACGAGGGCGCCGCTTGATTTAAATGGAACAGACATTACCGTTTCTTTTGATACATCCTTACTTCCTTCAGATGTTACAGCAATAAAATCTTCTCTAAAGAACTTTGATTCTACAAATGAGTCGGACATAAAGTATTTTCCAGGAGAGTTTGCAGGAGAAGACCCTAATGGAAATGGAGAGGTTCTCCTTGATTCGGTTGTATTTTCTCTTGTAGATATTGAGAATCAAAATGGAGAACCGTTAAGATTTATATCAACAAGAGAGGATACTTGTAACGTTGAGATTACAAGGTATCTTTCAGGTTCTGCTATAAAGAAAATTAAAGAGAGAGGAGATTTTGAACCTGATACTCCGGGCTGTCAGGTGCCGATTTATACCTATATCCCTCAAACTGGAAAATGGGATTATCTTGGTGTTGGTACTGTTATTGATTCTGGGTGGAATGAGGTAGGAACCTGTGATGTTGATGAAAGTGGCTATTATTATCTAAAAATCTGTGCGGAAAATCCGGCCGTTACAAATTATTACAATCTTGATTATCCAGTTTACTTTTATGAAATAAAGGAAGTTAAAGTTTGTTTTGTGACAAAGGGAACTAACGGAGAACCTGTAACTGATGGTTGGGTTTCTTTTACAGATGTGGGTATTTATCGTTATGCTTATTCTGACAGTAATGGAGTGGCAGCTATAAGTATTCCTGTTCAAACATCGGATGGTAATGTAACAACAGACACTCTGCAGGCTGCATATCCTGGTGGAGAGTTTTACTACAGGAATTACATATTGGGTGCTTATTATTCTGCTGATATTGCTGAAATTGCGGAATCTAAGAGGGAAGGTTGCGATTTTGAAATTGTAAGAACAGTTCCCAATTCTCCTGTAGAGGTTACTGTCTATGCTAAGGATGAAAATGGTAATCCTGTTTCAGACAGGAATGTATGTCTTACAGATAATTACTATTTCTATAACTGCAATAAAACCGACAGTAATGGAGTTACAACATTTTCTGTAAAACCTGAAAGGGAGTATACCGCCTATGGAGAGCACCTTGAAAGGGTATCTCAGCGTGTGACTGTTTCAAATCCTCAATCATTGGTCTTTACCTTAGAACATAAAAATAACCCACCAGATGTTTATCTATATGTTTATCCAGATAGTGTAAAGACAGGAGGTGTTGTAAGCATTTATTTCAGTGCTTACGATAATGATTGGGATGATTTGAATGCTACTCTTAAATGTGATGGACAGGAAGTAACATCTTTTGATTATCTGTATTCCTATTCAGGATATTTGTATGGCTATGCTACGTGTACATTTGAAGACTCAGGAGATAAGAAAATTTCTGTTTCTGTAAGTGATGGGTATGATATAGCTAACAGAGAAGAAACAGTGTCTGTTGAGGAAGTTAATACTCCTCCTATTATCTACGGATATCAGTTTACGGATGAAAATGGAGGAAAAGTTTCTGCTGATGCTATTAAAGTTAATAGAACCTATACGGCCAGGATATTTGCTTATGATCCTGATGGAGATTCTTTAGCTTATGAGGAAACTACTGGATTCTGTACCAATACTGGTGATGGAGAATTTAGCTGCAACTTTACTTCTCCTGGCAATTTTTCATTAAAGTTTACAGTTTCAGATGAGAAAGGAGGTATGGATTCTGTAGATATTGATATACAGGTGTCTGAAAACAAACCTCCGCGGATTGTATCATCATCTGTTGATAAGCTTGAGATTGAAAGTGGTGATACTGTTAGTGTTTATGCTTATGTTGAAGATTTAGATAGCCAGGAACTTTCCATGGAATTAAAGGTGGGGAATACTACTGCGTCAGGAGTATGTTCTCAGGTTTCTTCTGGATATTTTTCCTGTAATGGTAGTATAGCTGTTTCAGGAGAGGAAGGAGAAACTTCTATAGAAATTACCGTTAAAGATAATGATGATTTAACAGATACGAGCAATCTTGCAGTAGTTGTTGGCACTATAAACGTTCCTCCAGTAATAGTTTCTGGATTGCCGGAAAATATTCAGTTATCTCCTGGAGATACGTATACATTTTCAGTAACTGCAATAGACCCTGATGGGGATTCCCTTTCTTATAAATGGTATGTGAATGGAGAGCTTCAAGAAGAGGCAGGAAGAATCTTTTCTTATCAGTTTAATGAAGCAGGAACTTATACTGTAAAGCTTGAAGTGTCAGATGGTAAGAGTAAAGTGGACAGTATCTGCGGTGTAAGTGTTACAGATGGGAGTGATAAAATTACTATTAATGTAGGGCTTGCAGGTGTATATGTGTCTCTTCTTGATTCCAATATGACTGTGATTAAAACAGTAGAAACAGATGGAAGTGGTATTGCTGTATTTGACGGAGTGGGTTCCACAGCTTCAATTTCCATAACTTTATCCCCTGATGTTGTTTTAACAGAAGGTTATGTTTTTGATGTTTTTGTGGATAAACTGTATGAATATCTTTTCAATTCATTTAATGGTACCTTGTCTTCCTATGGTATAGATCAATGGGTACTGGAAAGGAAGTTTCCTGTTTCATTTTTTGAAGATATAGGTTATTTTGATAGTATTTCTCCTTCTTTACTTGATACAGATAGAGATGGATATCTTTCTATGGCTGAAATATATGATTTCGTATTACAAACATATGATGATAATGGGGATGGAGAAGTTGAGCTTAAGGAGCTTGTTTCAGATAAGGTTTATGTGCAGGTTGATGTTCTGAAGGATCTACCATCTGGAACTTATGATTTATCAGGATTTTATCTTGAAGATATGGGAATTGGATACGAGTTAGGATATAACTTTGGTTATGATGTGGGCTATGGAATGAAATTTGTGAATCTTACTGTTACTGATGTAGCAGATTATTCCAATCTTAATATTTATCCTGTATATCCTGCTTCACATATTTTTTCCAATGTAACAAACAGCACTTACCAGATGCTTGTTTCTGTGCCTTTGCAAAATGATGGAAACTATTCTCTTTTCCTTGTGGCAAGTTTGTTTGATAATACTACGTGGAGTTACTATTCCAAATACTACTTCTTTAAAGATAGGTCCGATGATAATCTATCAGTTTCTTTAAATGATTTTGTGGATGGAGTGCGTATATCTACCAATATAATTTCAAATGACACTATCTGGGAAAATGTTGATATTGACGTGATTTATAAAGGGGTGATGTACTCCTATTTAGAAGCATACTTAAACATAGATGGAGAATATACTATTTATACTATTCCACAGATTGAAGGGGCTGAATATTATATGGATTTCAATAGAGGAGAAATAACAGCTAATAGTTCTTTTCTATACAGGTCTGTAAGGAATATAGATTTAGGAGCATCTCTTCCTTCTTTCATGGATGTTTCTCCATATAGAACCAGGCTTATGGATGTTTATCTTTCACTTGATAATGAAACTTTGATTTTGACAGGTAACGATACATCTTCTGTTGATCTTGTTATTCACAATCGGGTAATAGCTGGAACTGTGAATGAAACATACTATCAGTGTGAGATGACCTTTATTAGTCCATATAAAGGAGATAACAGAATTACGATACCATCAGTTGCAGAAGTTATTCCTTCTGATGTTTATACCTCTTATGTAAAGACAGTGGAAGAAAATCCAGGCGCCTTAAGGAGCTATACAGGTGCATTGGATATGGAGGGTTTTGTATGGGGGGATTTTTCAATATTTGATGATGAGACAAGAGAGATTCGTGAAACTGAAATGTCACAATCAGAATGGATAGATTATACTGCTGATACACGGGTAGTTACAGATAGAAATATGCCTTTAAGTCAAAATGCTACAGAGGGGCACTTTATAGGTGGTTTCTTTGAAAAGATTGATGTTAATCTATTTAAGTAG